A genomic window from Salvia hispanica cultivar TCC Black 2014 chromosome 5, UniMelb_Shisp_WGS_1.0, whole genome shotgun sequence includes:
- the LOC125190904 gene encoding senescence-specific cysteine protease SAG39-like gives MVSTTSWKLLLVAMSLLGLCASQATARTAPDAPMVERHEKWMAENGRVYADEAEKAKRFNIFKENVEYVESFNEAAARTYKLAVNRFADLTNDEFRASRNGYKMASRPKSSSFRYSNVTAAPASIDWRKKGAVTAVKDQGQCGCCWAFSAVAATEGINQITTGNLVSLSEQELVDCDTSQDQGCNGGLMDDAFEFIISNKGLTTEANYPYKGVDGTCNTKKESSDAAKITGYEDVPANSESALLKAVVNQPVSVAIDASGSDFQFYSSGVFTGECGTELDHGVTAVGYGAASDGTKYWLVKNSWGTSWGENGYIRMQRDVGAAEGLCGIAMEASYPTA, from the exons ATGGTGTCCACAACTAGTTGGAAGTTGCTTCTTGTTGCAATGTCACTGCTAGGGCTGTGTGCTTCACAAGCCACAGCACGAACAGCCCCCGATGCGCCCATGGTTGAGAGGCATGAGAAATGGATGGCAGAGAACGGCCGCGTATACGCAGATGAAGCAGAGAAGGCCAAGAGATTCAATATCTTCAAGGAGAATGTGGAGTATGTCGAGTCCTTTAACGAAGCAGCTGCTCGCACTTACAAGCTTGCTGTCAACAGATTTGCTGATTTAACGAACGATGAATTTCGGGCATCTAGAAATGGCTACAAGATGGCTTCTCGCCCTAAGTCTTCATCGTTTAGGTATTCAAACGTGACGGCTGCTCCAGCCAGCATCGACTGGAGGAAGAAGGGAGCCGTTACTGCTGTTAAGGATCAAGGCCAATGTG GGTGTTGCTGGGCATTCTCGGCGGTTGCAGCCACGGAGGGAATCAATCAGATCACGACCGGGAATCTCGTTTCTTTATCCGAGCAAGAGTTAGTGGACTGCGACACGAGCCAAGATCAGGGCTGCAACGGTGGCTTGATGGACGACGCGTTTGAGTTCATTATAAGCAACAAAGGGCTCACGACCGAAGCCAACTACCCTTACAAGGGAGTGGATGGCACGTGCAACACGAAGAAGGAGTCGTCCGATGCAGCCAAGATCACAGGGTACGAGGATGTCCCGGCCAACAGCGAATCTGCACTGCTCAAAGCCGTGGTGAATCAGCCCGTGTCAGTTGCCATTGATGCCAGTGGCTCGGATTTCCAGTTCTACTCGAGTGGAGTGTTCACTGGAGAGTGTGGAACGGAACTAGACCATGGCGTGACCGCGGTTGGGTATGGCGCGGCCAGTGATGGAACCAAGTATTGGCTCGTCAAGAATTCGTGGGGAACGAGTTGGGGAGAGAACGGATACATAAGAATGCAGAGGGATGTTGGTGCTGCTGAGGGTCTCTGTGGCATTGCCATGGAAGCTTCTTATCCAACTGCTTAA
- the LOC125187571 gene encoding uncharacterized protein LOC125187571, with amino-acid sequence MPERKSTIIEQEIPTNSLRRSTRLHPRNPTGVQSPKTPNLAETRHCRPDSFSTPVSKIKNRRGRESELDSKNSRNAIRKSERLQRRTNFSRPDLGNQSVKGAAKSGGGSRRSGNRDEGSIAGKSKEVVYLREEEVVVRMVTRSSVRRNKAVYVGDFDSEEDCVDSVSIVSKERKNKDRVVHREEKAVKTEKRVTRRSCKTDVKTATRRKAVVPDEADPEEDEDLAKRDRSRKDVEDCGVVKMNGEQNFVRKAQVGEKRKRDGVEGGCENAQGWTKEQEVSLQRAYFTAKPTPLFWKKVARMVPGKSAEECFDRIHSDHQTPPQPRTRSRAKLKEPSPLSFSASKLLSPVERKTKRLGSKRRTLLAQKTVRKILQNQQKEDQDYCADLFSVLEPTADPSPSNLQADTTFASPEPSKASSFLTACRPVSSSSPKKHRSRLNGFQKAGFVSPPVLKQIKNKALHEKYIDQLHCRDAKRKAEALRNSRNIKGQIDEKANCLNQHFVKAAKDALVSDAQDAISKFRNLHNTTDDDGGGDDDDDDRGYDEDEYGNR; translated from the exons ATGCCCGAGAGAAAATCCACGATAATCGAACAGGAAATCCCCACCAATTCTCTTCGAAGATCCACCAGACTCCATCCTAGAAATCCTACCGGAGTTCAAAGCCCAAAAACCCCAAATCTTGCTGAAACGAGACACTGTCGTCCCGATTCATTTTCCACACCTGTTTCCAAAATCAAGAACAGAAGGGGGAGAGAGTCCGAATTAGATTCGAAGAATTCGAGAAACGCAATTAGAAAGTCTGAAAGACTGCAGCGCAGGACCAATTTTAGTCGCCCGGATTTGGGGAATCAGTCTGTGAAAGGTGCGGCGAAATCAGGCGGTGGATCTAGAAGGTCTGGAAATCGGGATGAGGGAAGCATTGCGGGTAAAAGCAAAGAAGTTGTGTATCTGCGTGAGGAAGAGGTTGTGGTGAGGATGGTAACAAGGAGTTCGGTTCGGAGGAATAAAGCTGTATACGTTGGTGACTTCGATTCGGAAGAGGATTGTGTCGATAGTGTTTCTATTGTGTCGAAAGAGCGGAAGAATAAAGACAGAGTTGTTCATAGAGAAGAAAAGGCTGTGAAAACGGAGAAGAGGGTAACTCGTAGGTCTTGTAAAACAGATGTGAAGACGGCAACCAGGCGAAAAGCAGTTGTGCCGGATGAAGCAGACCCCGAAGAGGACGAAGACTTAGCTAAACGAGATAGGAGTAGGAAAGATGTCGAAGATTGTGGGGTTGTGAAGATGAATGGAGAACAAAATTTTGTGAGGAAGGCACAGGTTGGTgagaagaggaagagagatGGGGTTGAGGGAGGGTGCGAAAATGCTCAAGGATGGACTAAGGAACAGGAAGTTTCTCTGCAAAGAGCTTATTTCACAGCTAAGCCCACACCTCTGTTTTGGAAGAAAGTTGCAAGGATG GTTCCTGGCAAATCAGCGGAGGAATGTTTTGACAGAATTCACTCCGACCACCAAACTCCACCCCAACCACGAACACGTTCAAGGGCAAAACTAAAGGAACCATCACCCCTCTCGTTTTCTGCAAGTAAGTTACTTAGTCCCGTGGAGAGGAAAACTAAAAGGCTAGGATCCAAAAGGAGGACACTTCTAGCACAGAAGACAGTAAGAAAGATATTGCAAAATCAACAGAAGGAAGATCAAGATTACTGTGCGGATCTGTTTTCGGTTCTTGAGCCAACAGCGGATCCATCACCGTCCAATCTTCAAGCGGATACAACCTTCGCCTCACCAGAACCGAGCAAAGCATCTAGCTTCCTCACAGCGTGCAGGCCGGTGTCTTCATCATCACCAAAAAAGCATCGCTCGAGATTGAATGGCTTTCAGAAAGCAGGTTTTGTTAGTCCCCCGGTGCTGAAGCAGATTAAGAACAAGGCTTTGCATGAGAAATACATAGATCAGCTGCATTGCAGGGATGCCAAAAGGAAGGCTGAAGCATTGAGGAACTCTAGAAACATTAAGGGACAAATTGACGAAAAGGCAAATTGCTTAAATCAACATTTTGTCAAAGCTGCAAAAGATGCTTTAGTTTCTGATGCACAGGATGCTATCAGTAAGTTTCGCAATCTGCATAATACAACTGATGATGATGGCggtggtgatgatgatgacgatgatCGTGGTTATGATGAAGATGAATATGGGAATCGATGA